A window of Microcystis aeruginosa FD4 contains these coding sequences:
- a CDS encoding leucine-rich repeat domain-containing protein produces the protein MLTSSNNSDEQRDKMEVISYPSGAKAFFLREPITPELVKNMANYGVTRLVIRRYQEWTSNSLSHLNEFITSLYVEDRDTPAFIINSLTNLEELSLSHVSSEINFSLFSNLRECYLNKLKELPRELENCTQLKILKLANSKIKSFSPLANYQYLQDLELNGITVDSLHSINLLSHLQTLTINRSQYQNLSFLERCTNLKELNLSLFSKLEDLHHLKNLSHLEKLHLESCPILKDISPIELLCQLRSLALVNCPKIKSVKHLLKLNNLNTVLLWESTKIEDGDIRCLLSLPYLKRLSFLNRRNYNLKIEEVAYILK, from the coding sequence ATGTTAACATCTTCAAATAACAGTGACGAACAAAGAGATAAAATGGAAGTAATTAGTTATCCTAGTGGAGCAAAAGCATTTTTTTTAAGAGAGCCTATTACTCCAGAGCTAGTCAAAAACATGGCTAATTATGGAGTTACTCGGCTAGTTATTAGACGCTATCAGGAATGGACAAGTAATAGTCTATCTCATCTTAATGAATTTATTACCTCGCTGTATGTTGAGGATCGAGACACTCCAGCTTTTATTATTAATAGCTTAACCAACTTAGAAGAGTTATCTTTAAGTCACGTTTCAAGTGAAATAAATTTTTCTCTTTTTTCAAATCTTAGAGAATGCTATTTAAATAAATTAAAAGAACTACCTAGAGAACTAGAAAATTGCACTCAACTGAAAATTCTCAAACTAGCAAATAGCAAAATCAAATCTTTCTCCCCCCTAGCGAATTATCAATACTTACAAGACTTAGAGCTTAATGGTATTACTGTTGATAGTTTACATTCAATAAATTTATTATCGCATTTACAAACTTTAACGATTAACCGATCTCAATACCAGAATTTATCTTTTTTAGAAAGATGTACTAATTTAAAGGAATTAAATCTTTCTTTGTTCTCAAAACTTGAGGATTTGCATCATCTCAAAAATCTTTCTCATCTTGAAAAATTACATTTAGAGTCATGTCCGATCCTTAAGGATATCAGCCCAATAGAATTATTATGTCAGCTACGCAGTCTTGCTTTAGTGAATTGTCCAAAGATTAAGAGTGTCAAACATTTATTAAAATTAAATAACTTAAATACTGTCTTACTTTGGGAGAGTACAAAAATTGAAGATGGGGATATCCGATGTCTTTTATCTCTTCCCTATCTTAAAAGACTTAGCTTCTTAAACCGACGAAATTACAACCTTAAAATAGAAGAGGTAGCTTATATATTGAAATAA
- a CDS encoding NAD(P)H dehydrogenase subunit NdhS, translating into MILPGSTVRVTNPDDTYYKFEGLAQRLSDGKVAVLFEGGNWDKLVTFNLSELEEVIIAPAKGKK; encoded by the coding sequence ATGATTTTACCAGGTAGTACCGTTCGAGTCACCAATCCCGATGATACCTACTATAAATTTGAAGGTTTAGCCCAGCGTTTAAGCGATGGGAAAGTGGCCGTTCTTTTTGAGGGGGGTAACTGGGATAAGTTAGTCACCTTTAATCTCTCGGAATTAGAAGAAGTAATTATTGCCCCCGCTAAAGGCAAAAAATAA
- a CDS encoding type II toxin-antitoxin system HicB family antitoxin, whose translation MKGEFTAIIEAATEGGYWAICPEVLGANGQGETIEEAKESLKSAIQLIFEDRLADIRRGLPKEAIEETISIP comes from the coding sequence ATGAAAGGAGAATTCACCGCCATCATTGAAGCAGCAACAGAAGGGGGATACTGGGCGATTTGTCCTGAAGTCCTAGGTGCAAATGGTCAAGGAGAAACCATTGAAGAAGCCAAAGAAAGCTTAAAAAGTGCTATTCAACTAATTTTTGAAGATCGTTTGGCTGATATTCGTCGAGGACTACCGAAAGAGGCGATCGAGGAGACAATTTCCATTCCATGA
- a CDS encoding type II toxin-antitoxin system HicA family toxin, producing MKRKELAKKLRKAGCYLKREGASHSLWINPQTGVIEAVPRHTDIKEFLAQKILRNLNAQ from the coding sequence ATGAAACGTAAAGAATTAGCAAAAAAGTTGCGGAAAGCTGGTTGTTATCTTAAGCGAGAGGGTGCTTCTCATTCTCTTTGGATTAACCCTCAAACTGGGGTCATTGAAGCTGTACCAAGACATACAGACATCAAAGAATTTTTAGCACAAAAAATTCTCAGAAACCTGAATGCCCAATAG
- a CDS encoding VOC family protein, with translation MNQPAIFHLAIPITDVSTAKSFYCDGLGCLAGRETEKAIILNFYGHQVVAHVTETPLTPQNSIYPRHFGLILPDASDWDNLLAQARVNQLKFYLEPKTRFAGEITEHKTFFLEDPFYNLLEFKHYRHYEAIFASRQLTAIGDRA, from the coding sequence ATGAATCAACCTGCAATTTTTCATCTCGCTATTCCGATTACCGATGTGTCCACCGCTAAAAGCTTTTACTGTGATGGTTTAGGTTGTTTAGCGGGAAGGGAAACCGAGAAAGCGATAATCTTAAATTTCTATGGTCATCAGGTGGTCGCTCACGTCACCGAAACGCCTCTTACTCCCCAAAATAGCATTTATCCTCGCCATTTTGGTCTAATTCTGCCGGATGCCAGCGATTGGGACAATCTTCTCGCACAAGCACGAGTCAATCAACTAAAATTTTATCTAGAACCAAAAACTCGCTTTGCTGGGGAGATAACCGAACATAAAACCTTTTTTCTGGAGGATCCTTTCTATAATCTCCTCGAATTTAAACATTATCGCCACTACGAAGCTATTTTTGCCAGTCGGCAATTAACAGCGATCGGCGATCGAGCTTAA
- a CDS encoding Calvin cycle protein CP12 — protein sequence MSNIQDKIQEELENARAVCSTEGATSGECAAAWDAVEELQAEAAHQRQDHPQKTYFEKYCADNPDAAECRLYED from the coding sequence ATGAGCAATATCCAAGATAAAATTCAAGAAGAGCTAGAAAATGCCAGAGCCGTCTGTAGTACGGAAGGTGCCACCTCTGGTGAATGTGCCGCCGCTTGGGATGCGGTGGAAGAATTACAAGCAGAAGCAGCCCACCAACGTCAAGACCATCCCCAAAAAACCTACTTTGAAAAGTATTGTGCTGATAATCCCGATGCCGCCGAGTGTCGCCTTTATGAAGATTAA
- a CDS encoding DUF5615 family PIN-like protein: MKLLLDENLSDRIIDKIIDLYSDSQHVKTLGLINTDDALIWEFAKFNNFVIVSKDADFHQRSLLYGHPPKFIYLRIGNSPTSKIIEILRGHFLIIIKFYNSETESMLILS; the protein is encoded by the coding sequence CTGAAACTGTTATTAGATGAAAATTTGTCAGATCGGATTATTGATAAAATAATTGATTTATATTCTGATTCTCAGCACGTCAAGACTTTAGGACTGATAAATACTGATGATGCACTTATTTGGGAATTTGCCAAATTCAACAATTTTGTAATTGTCTCTAAAGATGCCGATTTTCATCAGCGCAGTTTATTATATGGTCATCCACCCAAATTTATCTATCTTCGTATTGGCAATAGCCCCACTTCCAAGATTATCGAAATTTTAAGAGGTCATTTTTTAATTATTATTAAATTTTACAATAGTGAAACAGAAAGTATGCTGATATTAAGTTGA
- the ovoA gene encoding 5-histidylcysteine sulfoxide synthase: MEKIQAQAPISLKNCSRENILDYFDNAWQLEDMLLKSIIKEEAFYCNPDDLRNPLIFYLGHAAAFYLNKLQMVNLLKKSPNPDYELLFGVGVDPATPAELNSAIAHIQWPGVAKVWEYRQQVSEIVVEIIKNIPLNLPIHPQHYLWSLMMGIEHQRVHFETSSMLLRQLPLDCLQRPQGWHYAPALGPVYPNQMVEVSGGIVEIGKPQDSPIYGWDNEYGYRQVQVNNFLVSKYMITNGEFKEFVDDGGYENPSYWDEEAWQWKNHYRVKYPKFWLVDERGNYQYRAMFDVFDLPLDWPVEVNYYEAIAYCRFQGQGIRLMTEAEWNLVTYGSQKNRCYTLENDNFEDYNLNLKFCSPTPVGMLKNTGNNSEIYDLRGNVWEWLEDDFNPLTDFQPHYLYADNSTPFFNSQHKMMLGGAWVTNGTEILPYYRNWFRRNFYQHAGFRIAQSL, from the coding sequence ATGGAAAAGATTCAAGCACAGGCTCCTATCTCTCTAAAAAACTGTAGTCGAGAAAATATACTGGACTATTTTGACAATGCTTGGCAATTAGAAGATATGCTGTTAAAAAGCATCATCAAAGAAGAAGCTTTTTATTGTAACCCTGATGATTTAAGAAATCCCCTCATCTTTTATTTAGGTCATGCTGCCGCTTTTTATCTGAATAAATTGCAGATGGTTAACCTATTAAAAAAAAGCCCTAATCCTGACTATGAATTATTGTTTGGAGTGGGAGTAGATCCAGCAACTCCCGCAGAATTAAACTCTGCTATCGCTCATATTCAATGGCCCGGGGTGGCTAAAGTTTGGGAATATCGGCAACAAGTCTCTGAAATTGTGGTCGAAATAATTAAAAATATCCCCCTTAATCTTCCCATTCATCCTCAGCATTATCTCTGGTCATTAATGATGGGAATTGAGCATCAGCGTGTTCACTTTGAAACATCTTCAATGTTACTCAGACAACTGCCTCTAGATTGTCTGCAACGTCCTCAAGGTTGGCATTATGCTCCTGCTTTGGGTCCAGTTTATCCTAATCAAATGGTGGAGGTTTCTGGGGGAATAGTAGAAATTGGTAAACCCCAAGATTCTCCTATTTATGGTTGGGATAATGAGTATGGTTATCGTCAAGTTCAAGTTAACAATTTTCTGGTGAGTAAATATATGATTACCAACGGAGAATTTAAAGAATTTGTCGATGATGGTGGCTACGAAAATCCCAGTTATTGGGATGAGGAAGCTTGGCAATGGAAAAATCATTATCGAGTCAAATATCCTAAATTTTGGCTGGTAGATGAGCGCGGAAATTATCAATATCGAGCCATGTTTGATGTTTTCGATTTACCTCTCGATTGGCCAGTAGAAGTGAACTATTATGAAGCGATCGCCTACTGTCGTTTTCAAGGTCAAGGAATACGTTTAATGACGGAAGCTGAGTGGAATTTAGTCACCTATGGCAGTCAAAAAAATCGATGTTATACCCTAGAAAACGATAACTTTGAGGACTATAACCTCAATTTAAAATTCTGTTCTCCCACTCCCGTGGGAATGTTAAAAAATACGGGCAATAACTCAGAAATTTATGATTTACGCGGTAACGTCTGGGAATGGCTAGAAGATGATTTTAATCCCTTAACTGACTTTCAACCCCATTACCTCTATGCTGACAATTCCACTCCTTTCTTTAATAGTCAACATAAAATGATGTTAGGAGGAGCTTGGGTGACTAACGGCACAGAAATCCTCCCCTACTATCGCAATTGGTTTCGCCGGAATTTTTATCAACACGCTGGTTTTAGAATCGCACAAAGTCTTTAG
- a CDS encoding DUF4164 domain-containing protein → MTAVTENDLKRLEDLIVSGQKAIESRLTAIESRLTNLENGQKAIENSLGEIKGDIKALDAKVTGLEKRVDDLNARVNITTIGFLSIVGILVTGMLTIASKTVFFP, encoded by the coding sequence ATGACAGCAGTTACCGAGAATGATCTGAAAAGGTTAGAAGATTTAATCGTTAGCGGACAGAAAGCGATCGAATCCCGACTGACAGCGATCGAGTCCCGACTGACAAACCTAGAAAATGGACAGAAGGCGATCGAAAACAGTTTAGGAGAAATTAAAGGGGATATTAAGGCCTTAGATGCCAAAGTTACGGGACTAGAAAAGCGGGTTGACGATCTCAACGCACGAGTCAACATTACCACCATTGGATTCCTTAGCATTGTCGGCATTTTGGTGACAGGAATGCTGACTATTGCCAGTAAAACAGTCTTTTTCCCCTAG
- a CDS encoding BrnT family toxin gives MNLQFEWDNPKAKLNLKKHGINFEEAKAVFRDPLAYIFDDEWHSVGEKREIIIGHDDKNRLLVVCFTERNQMIRIISARLTTKKERQDYEKYTGF, from the coding sequence ATGAACTTACAATTTGAGTGGGATAACCCCAAGGCAAAACTTAATCTCAAAAAGCATGGCATCAATTTTGAAGAAGCCAAGGCTGTTTTTCGAGATCCTTTAGCCTACATTTTTGATGATGAGTGGCATTCGGTCGGTGAAAAACGAGAAATTATTATCGGACACGATGACAAGAATCGTCTTTTAGTAGTTTGTTTTACTGAAAGAAATCAAATGATTCGTATTATCAGCGCACGTTTAACAACCAAAAAAGAACGACAAGACTATGAAAAATACACAGGATTCTGA
- a CDS encoding DUF7734 family protein has translation MNIGQQLEQYTLKNPQEVLLVTIAVDGEEEEISIFKGFSSSLTRSTPYDPDIPLIPETATIIRIDRLASPYHPLKPRYIQENLTLEEMQSLLIN, from the coding sequence ATGAATATTGGTCAACAACTCGAACAATACACCCTTAAAAATCCCCAAGAGGTTTTATTGGTGACTATTGCTGTGGATGGGGAGGAGGAAGAAATCTCTATTTTTAAAGGTTTTTCTAGTTCCCTTACCCGCAGCACCCCCTACGATCCAGATATTCCGCTCATTCCTGAAACGGCGACAATTATTAGGATAGATCGTCTTGCTAGTCCCTATCATCCCCTTAAACCTCGCTACATTCAAGAAAATCTTACTTTAGAGGAAATGCAGTCTTTACTGATTAATTGA
- a CDS encoding HAS-barrel domain-containing protein, protein MRPPLPQLATDNRHPDHIAEVIETTTTEFLAQCLEPEELNFPFMPAFGSWVKAYDEETGNKIFGIVTFATTAPIDSVHRARALGLSLAELREQQPQIFAMLKTEFRATIVGFETLPGQFNGNGAGRGYIYQYIPPRPPQIHQAVYQCESLEVVYFSEQLDFLRILLQVKNTPVEALAAASIRQMYQLRQADRQWLVNVGRQLSVLLKDDYDRLRYILSQIHLSP, encoded by the coding sequence ATGCGTCCACCCTTACCGCAATTGGCTACGGATAACCGCCATCCCGATCATATCGCCGAAGTTATCGAGACGACGACGACCGAGTTTTTAGCGCAATGTTTGGAACCAGAGGAGTTAAACTTTCCTTTTATGCCCGCTTTTGGTAGTTGGGTAAAAGCCTACGATGAAGAAACGGGTAATAAAATTTTTGGGATTGTCACCTTTGCCACCACTGCCCCCATCGATTCGGTACATCGCGCTAGAGCTTTGGGGTTGTCCTTGGCTGAATTGCGGGAACAACAGCCGCAGATTTTCGCTATGTTAAAAACGGAATTTCGGGCAACTATTGTCGGTTTTGAAACCCTGCCTGGACAATTTAATGGCAATGGTGCTGGGCGAGGTTATATCTATCAATATATTCCTCCCCGACCCCCACAAATTCATCAGGCGGTTTATCAATGTGAGTCGCTGGAAGTGGTTTATTTTAGTGAACAATTAGACTTTTTACGAATTTTATTACAGGTCAAAAATACTCCCGTAGAAGCTTTGGCAGCCGCTTCTATCCGTCAGATGTATCAATTGCGTCAAGCCGATCGACAATGGTTAGTTAATGTGGGCAGACAGTTAAGTGTTTTACTTAAAGATGATTATGATCGCTTGCGTTATATTCTCAGTCAAATTCATCTTAGTCCTTAG
- a CDS encoding DUF3177 family protein, with translation MNQLWFRPLVWIDYRLAVLFTVIIPAILLIWSLFAKIESLQKLLIIYWRVASLLLITVYLMIASWPIGFVTSFLAKILIPISLWFWVDINDEIKDLPASPIKFVTTAWRWAVTIYCPLGAISTLPFLSCAMSGELLNSPYCQVWQEAPWQFREIFHSEATANVLGFFGLVGLSFYTLYFAHFLLIRLGKQGRSALQQ, from the coding sequence ATGAATCAACTTTGGTTTCGTCCTCTCGTTTGGATAGATTATCGTTTAGCCGTCCTATTTACGGTGATTATTCCGGCAATTTTGTTGATTTGGTCTTTATTTGCAAAAATCGAATCATTACAAAAATTGTTGATTATCTATTGGCGAGTGGCTAGTCTTTTGTTAATTACCGTATATTTAATGATTGCTTCCTGGCCGATTGGTTTTGTTACCAGTTTTTTAGCTAAGATTTTAATCCCGATTTCCCTCTGGTTTTGGGTGGATATTAACGATGAAATTAAAGATTTACCCGCCAGTCCGATTAAATTTGTCACCACTGCTTGGCGTTGGGCAGTTACGATTTATTGTCCTTTGGGCGCAATTTCTACCTTACCTTTTCTCTCCTGTGCTATGTCAGGGGAATTGCTAAATTCTCCCTATTGTCAGGTTTGGCAGGAAGCACCATGGCAGTTTCGCGAGATTTTTCATTCAGAAGCTACCGCTAATGTTTTGGGCTTTTTTGGTTTAGTTGGTCTCTCTTTTTATACTCTCTATTTTGCCCATTTTCTTCTTATTCGCCTTGGCAAACAGGGACGTTCAGCTTTACAACAGTAA
- a CDS encoding type II toxin-antitoxin system RelE/ParE family toxin, protein MNFVLLRSNIFIRNARKIVKKQAFLVQNIQETLALLSVDPFQPRLRTHKLKGELKDSYACSVGYDLRIVFKFVEYEQKQAILLESIGTHDEVY, encoded by the coding sequence GTGAATTTTGTTTTATTACGCTCGAATATATTTATTAGAAATGCTCGAAAAATTGTGAAAAAACAGGCTTTTTTAGTTCAAAATATCCAAGAAACTTTAGCTTTATTATCCGTGGATCCATTTCAACCTCGATTAAGAACACACAAATTAAAAGGGGAGCTTAAAGACTCTTATGCTTGTAGTGTGGGCTATGATTTAAGAATTGTCTTTAAATTCGTTGAATATGAGCAGAAACAGGCAATTCTTTTAGAGTCAATTGGGACTCACGATGAAGTTTATTAG
- a CDS encoding DUF6883 domain-containing protein yields MSISWKEGDPLPNADQAEIDLRKFTDYSLQPNNPQNQGKWMGFAMIGYSVETQEGRQIATQDIIQQIRQILPYAPAYKSKNNPYGMRLKVTIRIKGLNGGQGNLITIWQIDQGKIIPRLITNWLEVDS; encoded by the coding sequence ATGAGTATTAGCTGGAAAGAAGGAGATCCCTTACCAAATGCAGATCAAGCCGAAATAGACTTGCGAAAGTTTACCGATTACTCATTGCAACCTAACAACCCTCAAAATCAAGGAAAATGGATGGGATTTGCCATGATAGGTTATTCTGTTGAAACTCAAGAAGGCCGTCAAATTGCAACTCAAGATATAATTCAACAAATTCGTCAAATTTTACCTTATGCACCAGCCTATAAAAGCAAAAATAATCCCTATGGTATGAGATTAAAAGTTACAATTAGGATCAAAGGTTTGAATGGAGGGCAAGGAAATTTAATCACAATCTGGCAAATAGATCAAGGCAAAATTATTCCTAGATTAATTACAAACTGGTTAGAAGTTGACAGCTAA
- a CDS encoding S8 family peptidase — protein sequence MKKILLLTLFIIGLGFALFNFTGLANRGEYQSILIDFKDDIPVSVLDEQLNAINKKAGKTTSLNSIFSIEEHLYTVDGDSQLLKTLRNSDVKKYTESIEPDYIYHAFIAPNDPDYSKQWNLRGINIERAWEENHGEGITVAVIDTGVSMVPDLRETEFVEGYDFVNDRSNAEDDNGHGTHVAGTIAQSTNNNYGVAGIAYKAKIMPLKVLSGTGGGSVGDIAEAIRFAVDNKADVINMSLGGGGETQVMKEAIEYAYSKGVVIVAAAGNADDNSAAYPARFPHVIGVSAVDASGNKAPYSNFGAGIDIAAPGGSDTGKIIQETIDPAKGGEPAFLGFQGTSMAAPHVAGVVALIKAAGIKEPNAVLEVLQQSARKINDDPFNHFGAGQLDAGSAVQLALKGQITFRDFWRWLRDNGYLNPRFWIDGGAVAVLPKMAMVLGSYLLAWLLRNYFPFSWNVFLNAGLIFGSSGLFFLRGLYIFDLPQWPFRVLGSSLSDLGGVIQGSSALNPLFASVILPFVLIALLLGHPQAKWLAVGASLAMAVTLGISAVIHPTLIWLGSGTIAQAFLGVNALLCLGLGYLALKSATSSRYA from the coding sequence ATGAAAAAAATTTTATTGTTAACCCTATTCATTATCGGTCTAGGATTTGCTCTCTTTAACTTTACCGGATTAGCAAATCGGGGCGAATATCAATCAATTTTAATCGACTTTAAAGACGATATACCCGTCAGCGTCCTCGATGAGCAGTTAAATGCTATCAACAAAAAAGCGGGAAAAACCACCAGTTTAAATAGTATCTTTTCCATCGAGGAACATCTTTACACTGTCGATGGAGATAGCCAACTCCTGAAAACTCTCCGCAATTCCGACGTAAAAAAATACACCGAATCGATCGAACCCGATTATATTTATCATGCTTTTATCGCCCCCAACGACCCCGACTATAGCAAACAGTGGAACCTGCGGGGAATTAACATCGAACGCGCTTGGGAAGAAAATCACGGTGAAGGGATCACCGTCGCCGTTATTGATACAGGTGTATCAATGGTTCCCGATCTGCGAGAAACCGAGTTTGTCGAAGGCTACGACTTCGTCAATGATCGCAGCAATGCCGAAGACGATAACGGTCACGGAACCCATGTAGCGGGAACAATTGCCCAATCGACCAATAATAACTACGGGGTAGCCGGCATCGCCTACAAAGCCAAAATTATGCCCCTCAAGGTACTTTCCGGGACGGGTGGGGGAAGCGTGGGAGATATTGCCGAAGCGATTCGTTTTGCCGTCGACAATAAAGCCGATGTCATCAATATGAGTTTAGGGGGTGGAGGCGAAACCCAAGTAATGAAAGAGGCGATCGAATATGCCTATAGTAAAGGTGTGGTAATCGTCGCCGCTGCCGGTAATGCCGATGATAATTCCGCCGCCTATCCTGCCCGTTTTCCCCACGTTATCGGCGTTTCTGCGGTAGATGCCTCCGGAAATAAAGCCCCCTATTCTAATTTCGGGGCCGGAATCGATATTGCTGCCCCCGGCGGCTCCGATACGGGTAAAATTATCCAAGAAACCATCGATCCCGCTAAAGGGGGGGAACCAGCGTTCCTCGGTTTTCAGGGAACCAGCATGGCAGCCCCTCACGTTGCCGGGGTGGTAGCTTTAATCAAGGCCGCGGGAATTAAAGAACCCAATGCAGTTTTAGAGGTTTTGCAACAGTCGGCCCGTAAGATCAATGATGATCCCTTTAATCATTTTGGGGCCGGACAATTAGACGCGGGCAGTGCCGTACAATTAGCCCTAAAAGGACAGATTACTTTCCGGGATTTTTGGCGTTGGTTGCGCGATAACGGTTATCTCAATCCCCGTTTCTGGATTGATGGCGGCGCGGTGGCGGTTTTACCCAAAATGGCGATGGTTTTGGGTTCTTATCTCCTCGCTTGGCTACTGAGAAATTATTTTCCCTTCTCTTGGAACGTATTTTTGAATGCTGGTCTAATTTTTGGCAGTTCTGGCTTATTTTTCCTCAGAGGTCTTTATATCTTCGATTTACCCCAATGGCCTTTCCGAGTGCTGGGTAGTTCTCTTTCCGACCTAGGAGGCGTTATTCAGGGAAGTTCTGCCCTCAATCCGCTTTTTGCCAGTGTTATCCTGCCCTTTGTCCTGATTGCCCTGCTTTTGGGTCATCCCCAAGCAAAATGGTTAGCGGTGGGGGCATCTTTAGCTATGGCGGTGACTTTAGGTATCAGTGCTGTTATCCATCCTACTCTGATCTGGTTAGGTTCTGGTACGATCGCTCAGGCATTTTTGGGCGTAAATGCGCTTTTATGTCTCGGTTTAGGTTATTTAGCCCTAAAAAGTGCTACTTCCTCCCGATACGCTTAA
- a CDS encoding DUF433 domain-containing protein → MSYQNIITIEPGKRSGKPCIRGLRITVYDILEYLAGGMTEAEILEDFSELTSQDIKACLAFAADREKKLFITSF, encoded by the coding sequence ATGAGTTACCAAAACATTATTACCATTGAACCTGGAAAACGAAGCGGAAAACCCTGCATTCGAGGGCTGCGTATAACTGTGTACGATATTCTAGAATATTTAGCGGGAGGAATGACAGAAGCAGAAATTCTTGAGGATTTTTCAGAATTAACTTCTCAGGATATCAAGGCTTGTTTGGCTTTTGCTGCTGATCGAGAGAAAAAATTATTTATCACCTCTTTCTGA
- a CDS encoding DUF2283 domain-containing protein: MSNPKMRYFEQEDILHLTISDESEANSVEINPNITAELNDLGELIGLEITNASSFIRDSILESTQGKILNLSGQ; the protein is encoded by the coding sequence ATGAGTAACCCTAAAATGAGATACTTTGAACAAGAAGACATTCTTCATTTAACTATTTCTGATGAATCAGAAGCTAACAGTGTAGAAATTAATCCAAATATTACCGCTGAACTTAATGATTTAGGAGAATTAATTGGCCTAGAGATTACTAATGCTAGTTCTTTTATCCGAGATTCAATTTTAGAGTCAACCCAAGGAAAAATATTAAATTTGTCCGGCCAATGA